GATTCCTACAGAAAGGTATAAACGGCGTGGCCGATGGCGCGGGCGTCCTTGCGCGGCGGAACGACCGGCGTGTTGCCGACGCCCACGCGCCACATCTCCGGTATGTCGGTCTGGCGGATGACGAAGTCCTCCAGGATCAGCAAGTCGATCCTGGCCCTGACGAAGCAGATCACCGCGTCCAGCGGCGTGCAGATCACCGGCTCGCCGCGCACGTTGAACGAGGTGTTGAGCAGGATCGGGCAATCG
The genomic region above belongs to Salifodinibacter halophilus and contains:
- a CDS encoding carbamoyltransferase — protein: DCPILLNTSFNVRGEPVICTPLDAVICFVRARIDLLILEDFVIRQTDIPEMWRVGVGNTPVVPPRKDARAIGHAVYTFL